In a genomic window of Amorphus orientalis:
- a CDS encoding LLM class flavin-dependent oxidoreductase, whose amino-acid sequence MIPYSLLDLSPIPEGGSATESFKNSRDLARHAEALGYNRYWLAEHHNMPGIASAATAVLIGHIADATQTIRVGSGGIMLPNHAPLMVAEAFGTLATLHPGRIDLGLGRAPGTDMATARALRRNLEGTDSFPQDVVELMAYLGDERPDMKVRAIPGVGTHVPVWMLGSSTFGAQLAAHLGLPYAFASHFAPGALAQAVSVYRETFRPSAQLERPYFMLAINVFAGADDAEGRYLMSSAQQQFANLRTGNPGRLPRPVETIADVISPHVMPMVDQALACTAVGGPDTVRRQLAELIGTYRPDEVILAGQIHDHDKRKRSFEIAAEAMREIGRAEAAE is encoded by the coding sequence ATGATCCCCTATTCCCTGCTCGATCTGTCGCCCATTCCCGAAGGCGGAAGCGCGACGGAGTCCTTCAAGAACAGCCGCGATCTGGCCCGCCACGCGGAGGCGCTCGGCTACAACCGCTACTGGCTGGCGGAGCACCACAACATGCCCGGCATCGCCAGCGCGGCGACCGCCGTCCTGATCGGCCACATCGCCGACGCGACGCAGACGATCCGGGTCGGCTCGGGCGGGATCATGCTGCCCAACCACGCGCCGCTGATGGTGGCGGAAGCCTTCGGCACGCTGGCGACGCTGCATCCCGGCCGGATCGATCTCGGCCTCGGACGCGCACCCGGCACCGACATGGCGACGGCCCGGGCGCTCCGCCGCAACCTGGAGGGCACCGACAGCTTTCCCCAGGACGTGGTGGAGCTGATGGCCTATCTCGGCGACGAGCGACCGGACATGAAGGTGCGCGCCATTCCCGGCGTCGGCACCCACGTTCCGGTCTGGATGCTCGGCTCGTCGACGTTCGGCGCGCAGCTCGCCGCCCATCTGGGCCTGCCCTACGCCTTCGCCTCCCATTTCGCGCCCGGCGCGCTGGCCCAGGCCGTTTCGGTCTACCGGGAGACCTTCCGGCCCTCCGCCCAGCTCGAGCGGCCCTATTTCATGCTGGCCATCAACGTGTTCGCCGGCGCGGACGACGCGGAAGGTCGCTATCTGATGTCGTCGGCGCAGCAGCAGTTCGCCAATCTGCGCACCGGAAATCCGGGCCGCCTGCCCCGCCCGGTGGAGACCATCGCGGACGTGATCTCTCCGCATGTGATGCCGATGGTGGACCAGGCGCTCGCGTGCACCGCCGTCGGCGGGCCGGACACGGTGCGGCGGCAGCTTGCGGAGCTGATCGGCACCTACCGGCCCGACGAGGTCATCCTGGCCGGCCAGATCCACGATCACGACAAGCGCAAGCGGTCGTTCGAGATCGCGGCGGAGGCGATGCGGGAGATCGGCCGGGCGGAAGCGGCGGAGTAG
- a CDS encoding TetR/AcrR family transcriptional regulator: MSDTATRPRSRPGRPREYDEAAALSAALQVFWTRGYEATTLDDLTGAMGLSRSSFYSAFGSKEQVFLAALSAYSEDALSALSEIAHRPEGEPVDAMLAALADPQGGPRGCLLVNCITELAPHNDRVAAIGRRHIDRIEQLFAEALSPSDPAAAIDRARALAALAIGTVTLRKSGLSPDAISAALAQGRALFASPQ, translated from the coding sequence ATGAGCGATACGGCCACCCGACCCAGATCCCGTCCCGGACGTCCGCGCGAATACGACGAGGCGGCCGCCCTGTCGGCCGCGCTGCAGGTGTTCTGGACCCGCGGCTACGAGGCCACGACGCTCGACGATCTCACGGGCGCAATGGGCCTCAGCCGGTCCAGCTTCTATTCCGCGTTCGGCTCCAAGGAGCAGGTCTTCCTGGCCGCGTTGAGCGCCTATTCCGAGGATGCGCTGTCGGCCCTGTCCGAGATCGCCCATCGTCCGGAGGGTGAGCCGGTGGACGCCATGCTGGCCGCCCTCGCCGATCCCCAGGGCGGGCCGCGTGGGTGCCTGCTGGTCAACTGCATCACCGAACTCGCGCCCCACAACGACCGGGTGGCCGCCATCGGCCGGCGCCATATCGACCGGATCGAGCAGCTCTTCGCCGAGGCGCTGTCCCCGTCCGATCCGGCCGCCGCAATCGATCGTGCCCGGGCGCTGGCCGCCCTGGCGATCGGAACGGTCACTCTGCGCAAGTCCGGTCTCTCGCCGGACGCGATCTCGGCTGCGCTGGCCCAGGGGCGGGCGCTGTTCGCCTCACCCCAATAA
- a CDS encoding type II toxin-antitoxin system ParD family antitoxin, translated as MPSEKRTFSLPGEHVAYIDGLVASGSYASGSEVVRAGLRALKERNEAVEAWLREEVAPTYDAMQADPDRSRTSEEVFSAIRARHSASLKDGA; from the coding sequence ATGCCGAGCGAAAAGAGGACCTTCAGCCTCCCGGGCGAACACGTCGCCTACATCGACGGGCTCGTCGCGTCAGGCTCTTACGCCTCAGGCAGTGAGGTCGTGCGGGCCGGATTGCGCGCTCTCAAGGAGCGCAACGAAGCAGTGGAGGCCTGGCTGCGCGAGGAAGTGGCGCCCACCTATGACGCCATGCAGGCCGACCCGGATCGCTCTCGAACGAGCGAGGAGGTCTTCTCCGCCATTCGTGCCCGCCATTCGGCGAGTTTGAAGGACGGTGCGTGA
- a CDS encoding LysE family translocator, with translation MSLDFLITSLIVVISPGAGVLFTLAAGLSRGAKASVIAAFACTLGIIPHMAAAITGLAALLHTSAVAFQTLKILGVAYLIYMAWQTLKETGALRVDADVAPRSVRRTIVEALMVNVLNPKLSIFFFAFLPQFVTPGEPQALARMLEMSGVFMAMTFTVFAVYGVFAAAVRAHVLARPRVMAWMRRTFAAAFVGLGVKLALAER, from the coding sequence ATGAGCCTGGACTTCCTGATCACGTCGCTGATCGTCGTCATCTCGCCGGGCGCCGGCGTCCTGTTCACGCTGGCCGCCGGCCTGTCGCGCGGCGCGAAGGCGAGCGTCATTGCCGCGTTCGCCTGCACGCTCGGGATCATTCCGCACATGGCGGCGGCGATCACCGGGCTGGCCGCTCTCCTCCACACCTCGGCCGTCGCCTTCCAGACGCTGAAGATCCTCGGCGTCGCCTATCTGATCTACATGGCCTGGCAGACCCTGAAGGAGACCGGGGCGCTGCGCGTCGACGCGGACGTGGCGCCCCGCTCGGTGCGCCGGACCATCGTCGAGGCGCTGATGGTCAACGTGCTGAACCCCAAACTCTCGATCTTCTTCTTCGCCTTCCTGCCCCAGTTCGTGACGCCGGGCGAGCCCCAGGCGCTGGCCCGCATGCTGGAGATGAGCGGCGTGTTCATGGCGATGACGTTCACGGTGTTCGCCGTCTACGGCGTGTTCGCCGCCGCCGTCCGCGCCCATGTGCTCGCCCGGCCCCGCGTCATGGCCTGGATGCGCCGCACCTTCGCCGCCGCCTTCGTCGGGCTGGGCGTCAAGCTGGCGCTGGCGGAACGGTAG
- a CDS encoding type II toxin-antitoxin system RelE/ParE family toxin produces MKRWPVVFAPEAEDDLIALYDWVADRAGEATAIGYIARIEAFCTGLETAPERGHLRNDIRPGLRILGFERRVTIAISVDEHRVTILRLFYGGRDWDSML; encoded by the coding sequence GTGAAGCGCTGGCCGGTCGTCTTCGCGCCCGAGGCCGAAGACGATCTTATAGCCCTTTATGACTGGGTCGCCGATCGGGCCGGCGAAGCGACGGCGATCGGCTACATCGCCCGAATAGAAGCCTTTTGCACCGGTCTCGAAACGGCGCCCGAACGCGGCCACCTGCGCAACGACATCCGCCCTGGTCTGCGCATCCTCGGCTTCGAGCGGCGCGTCACGATTGCAATTTCAGTCGATGAGCACCGGGTAACGATCCTGAGACTGTTCTATGGCGGTCGCGATTGGGACAGTATGCTGTAA